The Candidatus Bathyanammoxibius amoris genome includes a window with the following:
- the mraY gene encoding phospho-N-acetylmuramoyl-pentapeptide-transferase, translating to MYSYLNLGLLSPNAYSGIDDVVLRSSLAALTAFVVSLFLGAKLIEKLRAYKVSEDVSKTPSDEVRRLHANKKGTPTMGGIIILLSVFISTCLWSDITDYSIMVLLFAAVSLGALGFADDYIKLTHKDSMGLKDRTKLSFQLGIGLLLGITLYVHFSGLDVGSQITLPVLKEAVLGLDWFYVVLVMFFVAWTSNAVNITDGLDGLAIGCTIMTSIVFCVVAYVVGDWETSRFFDVQHVPGARELSIFCAALAGSGLGFLWYNGFPAQAFMGDVGSLSVGGILALVALLTKQEIVLVLVGIVFMVEAMSVFVQIAVYKVSGKRVLRCAPLHHHFQFIGWPESKITVRFWILTAVMSLFGLLVFRI from the coding sequence ATGTATAGTTACTTGAACCTGGGTTTACTTTCTCCAAACGCGTATAGCGGGATAGACGACGTGGTGCTCAGGTCGAGTCTCGCGGCTCTCACCGCATTTGTGGTCAGTCTGTTCCTGGGGGCAAAACTTATTGAAAAGTTGAGGGCGTATAAGGTGTCGGAGGACGTGTCCAAGACCCCGTCAGACGAGGTAAGGAGGCTTCACGCCAATAAAAAGGGCACACCTACCATGGGTGGGATAATCATACTCCTGTCCGTGTTTATTTCCACCTGTCTTTGGTCAGACATTACGGACTATTCAATTATGGTACTGCTTTTTGCCGCCGTTAGCCTGGGGGCATTAGGGTTTGCGGACGATTACATAAAACTTACACACAAGGATTCTATGGGACTAAAGGACCGGACAAAGCTTTCATTCCAGCTCGGCATTGGTTTGCTCCTGGGTATAACCCTTTATGTGCACTTTAGCGGGCTTGACGTCGGCAGTCAGATTACGTTGCCGGTGTTAAAGGAGGCTGTCCTGGGATTGGATTGGTTCTATGTGGTGCTGGTCATGTTCTTTGTCGCCTGGACTTCTAATGCAGTGAACATAACCGATGGGTTGGACGGTCTGGCGATAGGCTGCACCATTATGACCAGTATTGTCTTCTGTGTCGTTGCCTACGTGGTGGGGGATTGGGAAACCAGCAGGTTTTTCGACGTGCAGCACGTCCCAGGCGCCAGGGAACTGAGCATCTTTTGCGCGGCACTGGCGGGTTCGGGGCTGGGGTTTCTCTGGTACAACGGGTTTCCGGCCCAGGCCTTTATGGGAGACGTCGGTTCTCTGAGCGTTGGCGGTATCCTGGCGCTTGTGGCGCTCCTCACAAAACAAGAGATAGTACTGGTCCTGGTAGGCATAGTGTTCATGGTCGAGGCCATGTCCGTGTTTGTGCAGATTGCAGTGTACAAGGTCTCCGGAAAGAGGGTCTTACGCTGTGCGCCGCTTCATCATCATTTTCAGTTTATAGGCTGGCCGGAGAGCAAGATTACCGTGAGGTTCTGGATATTGACGGCAGTGATGAGTCTGTTTGGTCTATTGGTTTTTAGAATTTAA
- a CDS encoding UDP-N-acetylmuramoyl-L-alanyl-D-glutamate--2,6-diaminopimelate ligase, with translation MKLTELCNHLVGAQYRGPCDVDGEITGISCDSRKIEDGNVFVAIPGTRVDGHDFIHEALTKGAAAVVTEKRVCLPEDVPHITVPSSAVAVARLASGSYGEPSNKLSIIGVTGTNGKTTTAYLLHSMLMASSKKAGLLGSVHYQVGDRLIDSTQTTPDPVELHRLLHKMANAGTTHVVMEVSSHALTQRRTYGIEFCGAVFTNLAMDHLDYHSNLTNYRDAKAELFRNLPVGAFAVLNRDDPASLYFSLQTDGRVFWYGLRSGSGVRAKLINLDLDGMCIRLSDGQEEVIASTRLMGSHNLCNILAASTTALALGVSLEEVKEGIESLTLIPGRLERVAVADGYSVFVDYAHTSDALESVLNALRPLVKNRLLLVFGCGGDRDKGKRPLMGSIGEKLSDYFWITSDNPRSERPMSIIKDIEKGILGKDYGVEPDRRRAIEDAVKEARDGDVVLVAGKGHERVQVLSDRAIWFDDREVVREIVKRNGGVCSTAGEETTSREQEARVGVSVA, from the coding sequence ATGAAACTGACGGAGCTTTGCAACCATCTTGTGGGGGCGCAGTATCGCGGCCCCTGTGACGTGGACGGTGAGATTACCGGAATATCATGTGATTCAAGAAAGATAGAGGACGGGAATGTGTTTGTGGCCATTCCCGGTACCCGCGTCGACGGCCACGATTTTATACATGAGGCACTGACCAAAGGGGCAGCGGCCGTGGTGACGGAGAAGAGAGTTTGCCTGCCCGAAGACGTTCCCCACATTACCGTGCCCTCGTCAGCGGTTGCAGTAGCCAGACTCGCATCCGGGTCTTACGGTGAGCCGTCGAATAAACTGTCGATTATAGGCGTAACCGGCACGAACGGGAAGACAACCACCGCGTACCTCCTTCATTCTATGCTGATGGCCTCATCGAAGAAGGCGGGTCTGCTCGGGTCCGTCCATTATCAGGTAGGGGACAGGTTAATTGATTCTACGCAGACTACCCCGGACCCTGTTGAGCTCCACCGCCTGTTGCACAAGATGGCTAACGCGGGCACCACTCACGTGGTTATGGAGGTGTCGTCTCATGCCCTCACCCAGCGCAGGACGTACGGGATAGAATTCTGTGGGGCCGTGTTTACCAATCTGGCAATGGACCACCTGGATTACCACTCGAACCTGACCAATTATAGAGACGCAAAGGCCGAGCTTTTCAGAAATCTCCCGGTGGGGGCTTTTGCGGTATTGAATCGGGATGACCCCGCGAGCCTGTATTTTAGTCTTCAGACCGACGGCAGGGTGTTCTGGTATGGTTTACGTAGCGGGTCGGGAGTAAGGGCAAAATTGATAAACCTCGATTTGGATGGAATGTGTATAAGGCTTTCTGACGGGCAAGAAGAGGTGATTGCAAGCACAAGGTTGATGGGCAGTCATAATTTATGCAATATCCTTGCGGCCTCAACGACAGCGCTGGCCCTGGGCGTGAGCCTTGAGGAGGTGAAGGAAGGCATAGAGTCACTGACACTGATACCGGGCAGACTTGAGAGGGTGGCGGTCGCAGATGGATATTCTGTCTTTGTCGATTATGCCCATACGAGCGACGCCCTTGAATCGGTGCTGAATGCGCTCAGGCCTCTGGTGAAGAACAGGTTACTGCTGGTCTTTGGCTGTGGTGGTGACAGAGACAAGGGCAAGAGGCCGTTGATGGGTAGTATTGGAGAGAAGCTTTCAGATTATTTTTGGATTACGAGTGACAACCCCCGTTCCGAGCGGCCCATGAGCATAATAAAGGACATAGAGAAAGGCATACTCGGCAAGGATTACGGTGTGGAGCCCGACAGAAGGCGGGCAATAGAAGACGCCGTCAAAGAGGCAAGGGATGGAGACGTGGTCCTCGTCGCGGGCAAAGGCCATGAAAGGGTGCAGGTCCTTTCCGACAGGGCAATCTGGTTTGATGACCGGGAGGTAGTGCGGGAGATAGTCAAAAGGAACGGAGGGGTGTGTAGCACCGCCGGGGAAGAAACAACGTCTAGGGAGCAAGAGGCGCGTGTGGGTGTATCTGTGGCCTAA
- the murF gene encoding UDP-N-acetylmuramoyl-tripeptide--D-alanyl-D-alanine ligase: MEALWGCEILGAVKGKHMGGRKDALLKGVSTDTRHIEPGELFVALKGKNYDGHDFVGEALERGAEGILVSRKYKGDLPEDVLVIKVKDTTKALGMLARYYREKLPARVVAVTGTNGKTTTKDMLHHILSPAVNMVSTPGNLNNLVGVPLSLFQLEPHHDVAVIEMGTNSPGEMLKLSWIAQPDIGVITNVSEAHLEGLGSIEGVAKAKSELLENLLPGGVLIFNADDFWCKMIAKGFPGRKMCFGIHEPANIRGCDLEEKKDGLSFSVNGRHPVYIPFLGIHNVYNALAALAVCYELGLNMGELARGFKSFESAPMRMERRRVKGITIILDAYNANPSSMERALEEYSNMKVSGRRFFVCGDMAELGEESLRLHRALGRRIAKSAVNFLLATGEHAGTVARAARKGGFPGEKVMVFDRDNGLCDFATAKLKKGDAVLIKGSRDMRLEEVCEKLIKNLRRKVAV, translated from the coding sequence ATGGAAGCCCTTTGGGGTTGTGAGATATTAGGCGCCGTTAAGGGAAAACACATGGGGGGCAGGAAGGACGCCCTCCTGAAGGGTGTTTCAACAGATACGCGCCACATAGAACCGGGAGAGTTGTTTGTTGCCCTTAAGGGGAAGAATTACGACGGGCATGATTTTGTGGGGGAGGCGTTAGAGCGCGGGGCCGAAGGCATACTCGTTTCCAGAAAATATAAGGGCGACCTGCCGGAGGACGTGCTGGTCATAAAAGTAAAGGATACGACAAAGGCCCTGGGAATGTTGGCCAGGTATTATAGAGAAAAGCTCCCCGCAAGGGTTGTTGCCGTAACGGGCACAAACGGCAAGACGACCACAAAGGACATGCTGCATCATATCCTCTCCCCCGCAGTCAACATGGTGAGCACGCCCGGGAATCTTAATAATCTTGTAGGCGTGCCGCTGAGTTTATTCCAATTGGAACCCCACCACGACGTTGCGGTTATTGAAATGGGCACTAATTCCCCGGGTGAGATGCTAAAGCTTTCCTGGATAGCTCAGCCTGACATAGGTGTGATAACAAACGTCTCGGAGGCGCATCTTGAGGGTCTTGGCAGCATAGAGGGAGTGGCCAAGGCCAAGTCCGAGCTGCTGGAGAATCTGCTGCCCGGTGGGGTCTTGATATTTAACGCGGACGATTTTTGGTGCAAGATGATTGCGAAGGGGTTTCCGGGACGAAAGATGTGTTTTGGCATCCATGAGCCGGCAAATATAAGAGGCTGTGACCTGGAGGAGAAAAAAGACGGGCTGAGCTTCAGTGTCAACGGCAGGCACCCGGTTTACATCCCCTTTTTGGGAATACACAACGTATACAATGCCCTTGCCGCCCTTGCGGTGTGTTATGAGCTCGGGCTCAATATGGGTGAGCTGGCCCGGGGCTTCAAATCCTTTGAATCTGCGCCGATGAGGATGGAGAGGCGCAGGGTCAAAGGGATAACCATAATACTGGATGCGTATAACGCGAACCCGTCCAGCATGGAAAGGGCCCTGGAGGAATACTCCAATATGAAGGTGTCGGGGAGAAGATTTTTTGTTTGTGGTGACATGGCCGAACTGGGTGAGGAGTCACTCAGGCTGCACAGGGCGTTGGGCCGGAGGATTGCCAAATCGGCCGTGAACTTCCTTCTCGCGACCGGAGAACATGCAGGCACGGTTGCCAGGGCGGCCAGGAAAGGAGGATTCCCGGGAGAAAAGGTGATGGTCTTCGACAGGGACAACGGGCTCTGTGACTTTGCAACTGCAAAGCTTAAGAAGGGCGACGCCGTACTCATTAAGGGTTCCAGGGATATGAGACTCGAGGAAGTATGTGAGAAACTGATAAAGAATCTCAGAAGGAAGGTGGCCGTTTAG
- a CDS encoding penicillin-binding protein 2 — MRSYIFIIALFVIYSVLAFQLGRIQLVEHDKYQKLADRQHYKRVEIPALRGAILDRNGKILAHSIETNSIYADPKEIEDKPHTSRELANALDLDVSRVQKALDRDKRFAWIKRQVSKKEAQAVEELALAGVSIQKESRRSYPCGKLLCHILGFVDIDESGLEGVEFTFNTELSGRPGYKVITRDGLQRAIFSAENPYASPVNGDNLVLTVDITIQHILEEELDKAFEKWKPVSATVIAMDPATGEILALSNRPTFDPNLFTISSADQRRNRAITDSYEPGSIMKPLVVSGILQRRLVSPKDVIFCSNGVYKIGRRTLRDVHSYGNLTVEEIVIHSSNIGMSKLAAKNSIRGLYEDLRGFGLGRPTGIRLPGEVGGILRHYKNWTSYSTASVAMGYEVAVTPLQMITAYCTIANGGTLLRPRTVKAVVDGDGRIKKRFGPESRGRMLDSELANGVMTPILTRVIDEGTGRRAAIKGHKVAGKTGTSKKIKQGGKGYRDTGYISSFIGYAPAEEPKICVLVMVNEPHGRAYYGGTVAAPVVKEILRRSLNYMKSTVSQVEGSDVGKKLI, encoded by the coding sequence GTGAGATCCTATATATTTATCATCGCTTTATTTGTTATATATTCTGTTCTAGCCTTCCAGCTTGGCCGCATTCAGCTTGTTGAACACGATAAGTACCAGAAGCTGGCTGACAGACAACATTACAAAAGGGTTGAGATACCCGCACTCCGGGGGGCCATTCTAGACCGCAACGGTAAGATACTGGCGCACTCCATTGAAACCAATTCAATATACGCCGACCCAAAGGAGATAGAGGACAAGCCCCACACTTCCAGGGAACTTGCAAATGCGTTGGACCTGGACGTCTCGCGCGTACAAAAGGCGCTTGACAGGGACAAAAGGTTCGCATGGATAAAGAGGCAGGTCAGCAAGAAGGAAGCACAGGCGGTTGAAGAACTGGCCCTGGCAGGAGTAAGCATACAGAAAGAGAGCAGGCGGTCGTATCCTTGTGGTAAGCTCCTATGTCATATATTAGGTTTTGTAGACATTGACGAGAGCGGGCTTGAAGGCGTCGAGTTCACCTTCAACACCGAACTCTCAGGCCGGCCCGGTTATAAGGTAATTACCAGGGACGGGCTGCAGCGTGCCATCTTTAGCGCAGAGAACCCCTACGCCTCACCCGTCAACGGCGACAATCTCGTACTTACCGTTGACATCACCATACAGCATATCCTGGAAGAGGAGCTGGATAAGGCGTTTGAGAAGTGGAAGCCCGTTTCTGCTACCGTTATAGCCATGGATCCCGCCACAGGCGAGATCCTCGCGTTATCAAACCGTCCAACCTTTGACCCCAATCTTTTCACCATTTCCTCTGCAGACCAGAGACGCAACAGGGCCATTACTGACAGCTATGAGCCGGGCTCCATAATGAAACCCCTTGTGGTCAGCGGCATATTGCAACGACGTCTGGTCAGCCCGAAGGACGTGATCTTTTGCAGCAACGGTGTCTACAAGATTGGAAGAAGGACGTTGCGGGACGTCCATTCCTACGGGAACCTGACCGTGGAGGAGATTGTTATCCACTCAAGCAACATCGGCATGTCCAAGCTGGCGGCAAAGAACAGTATCAGGGGGTTGTACGAAGACCTCAGGGGCTTTGGCCTTGGCAGGCCAACGGGCATAAGACTTCCGGGGGAGGTGGGAGGTATTTTGAGGCACTACAAAAATTGGACCAGCTATTCCACTGCCTCGGTTGCCATGGGATACGAGGTTGCCGTAACACCTTTACAGATGATTACTGCCTATTGCACCATTGCCAACGGTGGGACGTTGCTGAGGCCCAGAACGGTAAAGGCGGTAGTCGATGGTGATGGCAGGATAAAAAAGCGTTTTGGTCCGGAATCTCGCGGCCGGATGCTCGACAGTGAGTTAGCTAATGGCGTGATGACCCCCATACTAACAAGGGTTATTGATGAAGGCACCGGCAGGAGGGCTGCGATTAAAGGTCATAAAGTGGCGGGAAAGACCGGCACCTCCAAGAAAATCAAACAAGGCGGAAAAGGTTATAGAGACACGGGCTACATAAGCTCATTTATAGGCTATGCACCTGCGGAAGAGCCTAAGATATGTGTCCTGGTAATGGTAAACGAACCTCACGGCCGGGCGTATTACGGTGGCACGGTAGCGGCGCCGGTAGTGAAGGAGATACTCAGAAGGTCGCTTAATTACATGAAGAGCACGGTTTCTCAGGTTGAAGGCAGTGATGTAGGCAAAAAACTTATTTAG